A stretch of DNA from Microbacterium sp. LWS13-1.2:
GGTTCACGCGTGCGAACTCGGCCGCGTGCGGGTCCGCGCCGTGGATCGCGAGCGTCGAGATCCACACCTGCCCCGCCTTCACGGCGTGGGCCGTGAAGGCACGCCCGACGAACTCGGTGAACGGGGTATGGGCGAGGACGTCGACGCCTGCGTCGAGTGCGAGCTGCGGCATCCCGTCGCCCTCCGCGTGCGCGACGACCGGCAGACCGCGCTCGCGGGCGACCTCGACGATCGCCGCCAGCGTGCCGGGGTCGAGCACGGGCCCTGCCGCGCTGTTGAGGGCGGCCTTGATGACGGATGCCCCGAACGACGCCTGCTCGTCGACCGCCGTTGCCGCGCCGCCGGGCACCCCCGGGTGGGTCGACGCGTCCGCGATCTCTCGGGCGATCTCGGGCGGCGCCCACCCGCGGCCGACCGGATAGCCGCCGACAGCGGTGAGGAAGGCTCCGGCGTACGCCACGCGCGGGATGCCGTGGTCGCCGCGGCGGGCGAGCGCGACGGGGTCGCCGCCCAGGTCGACGACCCCCGCGATGCCACCGGCGGCGAGGGCCCGTTCGTCGATGAGATGCAGGTGCACGTGGTGGTCGGTGAAGGGCGGCAGCGACACGCCCTGCTCACCGGTGATCGCACGGCGGCAGAGCGCCGCCTCGGGGCCGAGCAGGTCCCGCAGCGCCTCCGGGTCGTGGGCCATCACAGCTCCGTCCGCACCGCGTACAGCTCGGGGAAGAAGGTCAGATCGAGCGCGCGCTGCAGGAACGGCACACCGCTGGAGCCCCCGGTTCCGGTCTTGAACCCGATGATGCGCTCGACGGTCTTGAGATGACGGAAGCGCCAGAGCTGGAAGTTGTCCTCCAGGTCGACGAGCTCCTCGCAGGTCTCGTATGCGGCCCAGTGCGTCTGCGGGTCGCGGTAGATCTCGGTGAACACGGGGACGAGCTCGGGGGCGTAGGTCCACGCCGTCGTCACGTCGCGCTCGAGCACGGCCGCGGGGATCGGATAGCCCGACCGTGCGAGCAGTCCGAGGAACTCGTCGTAGAGGCTCGGCGCCTCGAGCGCCGCCTGGATGAGCGCATGCGCGGCGGGATCCGACTCGAACACCCGCAGCATCGCGGCGTTCTTGTTCCCGAGCGTGAACTCGACCGCACGGTACTGCGCGGACTGGAAGCCGCTGGCGTTGCCCAGCACGCCGCGGAACTGCCCGTACTCGGCGGGCGTCAGCGTCGCGAGCACCGACCACTGCTCGGTCAGCGTCTTCTGGATGTGCTTCACGCGGGCGATGCACTTCAGCGCGGGAGCGAGCTGGTCCTCGCGCAGCAGCCGGCAGGCGGCGCCGAGCTCGTGCAGCACGAGCTTCAGCCACAGCTCGGTGGTCTGGTGCTGAACGATGAACAGCAGCTCGTCGTGATGCTCAGGGTCACTGAGCGGTCGCTGGGCAGACAGCAGGGTGGGCAGATCGAGGTAGCCGCCATAGCTCATGCGGTCCTGGAAATCGGTGACGACCGTTCCCTCGATCGCCCGGGTATTGCGTTCGACGCTCACGGCCTCAGCCTAATGAGGACGGATGCCGCCGCGTCAGAGTGTGCGCGCCGCGCTTCGTCTCGCTGGCGCTCGCTCAGCGACCGGGTGTGTGCGTGCGACCGCTGCCCCGGTCGTTGAGCGAGCGAGGAACGTGCGAGACGAAACGCGCCGCGACCGGGTGTGTGCGTGCGACCGCTGCCCCGGTCGTTGAGCGAGCGAGGAACGAGCGAGACGAAACGCGCCGCGACGGCGTCAGATGAGGGAGAGCTCGCGCAGCTTCGTCTCGACGTCGGCGTTCGACGGCTCGACGTGGTGCGAGGCGTCGGGGTACACGACGACGGGGATGTTGGTGCGGCCCGAGATGTCGCGGGCGACGTCCGCCGCGGAGGGGTCGGCGACGAGGTCCACGTAGGTGTACGAGATGCCGAGCTC
This window harbors:
- the kynA gene encoding tryptophan 2,3-dioxygenase, with the translated sequence MSVERNTRAIEGTVVTDFQDRMSYGGYLDLPTLLSAQRPLSDPEHHDELLFIVQHQTTELWLKLVLHELGAACRLLREDQLAPALKCIARVKHIQKTLTEQWSVLATLTPAEYGQFRGVLGNASGFQSAQYRAVEFTLGNKNAAMLRVFESDPAAHALIQAALEAPSLYDEFLGLLARSGYPIPAAVLERDVTTAWTYAPELVPVFTEIYRDPQTHWAAYETCEELVDLEDNFQLWRFRHLKTVERIIGFKTGTGGSSGVPFLQRALDLTFFPELYAVRTEL
- a CDS encoding glutaredoxin domain-containing protein — encoded protein: MTSPSTITMFGADWCRDCVRTKKQLDELGISYTYVDLVADPSAADVARDISGRTNIPVVVYPDASHHVEPSNADVETKLRELSLI